A genomic window from Silene latifolia isolate original U9 population chromosome Y, ASM4854445v1, whole genome shotgun sequence includes:
- the LOC141632750 gene encoding peptidyl-prolyl cis-trans isomerase FKBP62-like produces the protein MEYQFFLFNLCDLFVVDDTGVDDDDLARLVMELGVPSISNIHLAKDRGNSLYREGNFILAARHYTRALKVVLFLGLPPVHDQPVATSLCLSLVLNLAGCELKLSQYNQACCYCTFVLSFDPSNDKALYRRGLAFKHLNLLDKALNDFEHALKFDPQNKDVNRELHYVADLLI, from the coding sequence ATGGAGTATCAATTTTTTCTTTTCAATCTTTGTGATTTGTTTGTTGTGGATGATACTGGTGTCGATGATGATGATCTTGCGAGGTTGGTTATGGAGTTGGGGGTTCCTTCCATCTCCAATATCCATTTGGCGAAAGACAGGGGAAACTCACTCTACAGGGAAGGGAATTTCATTTTAGCCGCTCGTCACTACACTCGAGCCCTTAAAGTCGTATTATTCCTAGGCCTTCCACCCGTGCATGACCAGCCCGTAGCCACTTCCCTCTGCCTCTCCCTTGTCCTTAATTTAGCAGGTTGCGAGTTGAAGCTTTCCCAATATAATCAAGCTTGTTGTTACTGTACTTTCGTCTTATCTTTTGATCCGAGTAATGATAAGGCCCTTTATCGCAGAGGCCTGGCGTTTAAGCATCTGAATCTTCTGGACAAGGCTCTTAATGACTTTGAACATGCTCTGAAATTTGACCCACAAAACAAAGATGTTAATCGAGAACTCCATTATGTGGCTgatcttttaatttaa
- the LOC141632751 gene encoding secreted RxLR effector protein 161-like, whose amino-acid sequence MTCTRPDIALAMGKLSQYTKNSSILHWQAIHRVLRLLKATKNYGLTYVGYPSVLEGYSDTSWINNIEDHSSTSGWVFLLGGGAISWALKNQTCISSSTMESEFIALLAAGKEAEWLRNLIYEIPLWPKPISPIAIHCDNAATLAKAYSQIYNGKSRHLGVRHSSVRELITDGVISVIFVRSQQNLADHLTKALAKDLVIKSLDGMGLKLV is encoded by the coding sequence ATGACTTGCACTAGACCAGATATAGCTCTTGCAATGGGCAAGCTAAGTCAATACACGAAGAATTCTAGTATTCTTCACTGGCAAGCAATTCATCGTGTATTGAGGCTTCTGAAAGCTACCAAGAACTATGGACTAACATATGTGGGTTATCCTTCAGTACTAGAAGGTTATTCAGATACTAGTTGGATAAACAATATTGAAGATCACTCTTCAACAAGTGGTTGGGTATTTTTGCTTGGAGGAGGTGCTATTTCTTGGGCATTAAAGAACCAAACATGCATTTCTAGCTCAACCATGGAATCGGAATTTATTGCCTTGCTAGCAGCCGGAAAAGAGGCAGAATGGCTAAGGAATTTGATTTACGAAATTCCATTATGGCCAAAACCAATATCACCCATAGCTATACATTGTGATAATGCTGCTACATTGGCTAAAGCTTATAGTCAAATATACAATGGGAAATCAAGACACTTGGGTGTTAGACATAGCTCGGTACGTGAGCTAATAACTGATGGAGTTATTTCAGTTATATTCGTGAGATCTCAACAAAATTTAGCTGATCATTTGACCAAAGCATTAGCTAAGGACTTGGTTATTAAGTCGCTTGACGGGATGGGTCTAAAACTCGTATAA